The Coprococcus phoceensis genomic sequence AAGAGAGCAGCTCTGAAATCAGCTCTTACAACAAGAGTATTAGAAAACAAATTCATCGTTCTTGACGAAATGAACTTTGGTGAAATTAAAACAAAGAATTTCCAGAACATGTTAAACAACTTAGAAGTATCTAAAGCATTAGTAGTGTTAGAAGATGGAAACACAAATGCAGCATTATCTGCAAGAAATATTGCAAATGTGAAAACAGCTTGGACAAATACAATTAATGTGTACGATATCTTAAAATACAACACAGTAATCGTAACGAAAGCTGTTGTTGCAACAATCGAGGAGGTGTACGCATAATGGCAGACATTAAATACTATGACGTAATCCTTAAACCAGTAATCACTGAAAAATCTATGGAGCTTATGGCTGACAAGAAATACACTTTCTTAGTTCACACACAGGCTACAAAGAATCAGATTAAAGAAGCAGTTGAAAAAATGTTCGCAGGAACAAAAGTAAAAAGCGTAAATACTATGAATCTTGATGGAAAAACAAAAAGACGTGGTATGACATTCGGAAAAACTGCTAAGACAAAAAAAGCAATCGTTCAGTTAACAGCTGAAAGCGCTGATATCGAAATTTTCGAAGGACTGTAAGAGACAGCCCAACAATAGAAACCATACGGATTAAAACCGTGATAATAAATAATCGTAAACGAAAGGAGTGACAGTAATGGGAATTAAAACATATCGCCCATATACACCTTCCAGAAGACATATGACAGGTTCTGATTTTTCAGAAATCACAAAGACAACTCCAGAGAAATCTTTGTTAGCTTCTAAAAGCAGAACAGCTGGTCGTAACAATCAAGGTAAGATCACAGTAAGACACCGCGGAGGCGGAGCTAAAAGAAAATATAGAATTATCGACTTTAAGAGAAAGAAAGATGGTATTCCGGCAACTGTAATCGGAATCGAGTACGATCCAAACAGAACAGCGAATATCGCGCTTATCTGCTACGCAGATGGTGAAAAAGCTTATATTCTTGCACCTCAAGGCTTAACAGATGGAATGAAAGTAATGAACGGACCAGAAGCTGAAGTGAGAGTAGGAAACTGCTTACCGCTTTCTGAGATCCCAGTAGGTACACAGATCCACAACATTG encodes the following:
- the rplW gene encoding 50S ribosomal protein L23; the protein is MADIKYYDVILKPVITEKSMELMADKKYTFLVHTQATKNQIKEAVEKMFAGTKVKSVNTMNLDGKTKRRGMTFGKTAKTKKAIVQLTAESADIEIFEGL
- the rplB gene encoding 50S ribosomal protein L2 encodes the protein MGIKTYRPYTPSRRHMTGSDFSEITKTTPEKSLLASKSRTAGRNNQGKITVRHRGGGAKRKYRIIDFKRKKDGIPATVIGIEYDPNRTANIALICYADGEKAYILAPQGLTDGMKVMNGPEAEVRVGNCLPLSEIPVGTQIHNIELYPGRGGQLVRSAGNSAQLMAKEGKYATLRLPSGEMRMVPIICRASIGVVGNGDHNLINIGKAGRKRHMGIRPTVRGSVMNPNDHPHGGGEGKTGIGRPGPCTPWGKPALGLKTRKKNKQSNKLIVRRRDGKGIK